Proteins encoded together in one Solanum lycopersicum chromosome 7, SLM_r2.1 window:
- the LOC138337331 gene encoding uncharacterized mitochondrial protein AtMg00820-like, producing MDVYWVISMQDELHQFEQRIVWYLVPKPAAITIIGIKWVFRNKLDESRAMTRNKYRLVVQGYNKGEGMHYDKTFSPVARITAIRILIESATLKGFKLFEMDVESPFLNGYLKEEVYVKQPP from the coding sequence ATGGATGTTTATTGGGTAATCTCTATGCAAGATGAATTGCATCAATTTGAGCAAAGAATTGTGTGGTACCTAGTTCCAAAACCTGCTGCCATAACCATTATTGGGATCAAATGGGTGTTTAGAAACAAGTTGGATGAAAGTCGGGCTATGACTAGAAACAAGTACAGACTGGTAGTTCAAGGGTATAATAAGGGAGAAGGTATGCACTATGACAAGACTTTTTCTCCTGTTGCTAGAATAACGGCTATCAGAATCCTCATAGAATCTGCAACTCTCAAAGGGTTCAAATTGTTCGAGATGGATGTTGAGAGTCCCTTTCTAAATGGTTATCTGAAGGAAGAAGTATATGTTAAACAACCACCTTGA